In a single window of the Olivibacter sp. SDN3 genome:
- a CDS encoding glycosyltransferase family 4 protein, which produces MKRIVIFYPHIDEYGGIERNIIGLSIKILDQGFIPVLLCFYDRIKMDNYQEGLQVEMLGDHWNPLVKSKQLQRWLLKNKGSILGLPLFFSGKAGFYAAWPFRKSYTYALHFTDPPSLLKAEKEQARIIRYLSMPRTKFASWLTAKGVKCADVCLTMTYWNARELHQSYSRNFEVIYQGGVPPITGRHPFRKRCVGNTLRLFSICRLTHSKNLNWILLAAKNLQERFAAKGWFEKLEIVIAGKGPDLDKLIALTRDLKLEQHVRFPGFLNEEEVEEEYRWADLFLVPAKQGYGLPVLEALYRYIPVVQNRESRISEMLAENAWVAVSDDHITSFTDAIEAHVTAIRERYPDETLLKDLMTEDKWATRVGKYCTWW; this is translated from the coding sequence ATGAAGAGGATCGTAATCTTCTATCCGCATATCGACGAGTACGGCGGAATAGAAAGAAATATTATTGGCTTGAGTATTAAAATATTAGATCAAGGTTTTATACCCGTATTGCTATGTTTTTACGATCGTATAAAAATGGATAACTATCAGGAAGGTTTACAGGTCGAAATGCTAGGTGACCACTGGAACCCGCTCGTTAAATCTAAACAATTACAGCGGTGGCTACTTAAGAACAAAGGCAGCATTTTAGGCTTACCGCTATTTTTTAGCGGAAAAGCCGGATTTTACGCGGCATGGCCCTTCCGTAAATCCTATACCTACGCTTTGCATTTTACTGATCCGCCTAGTTTGTTGAAAGCGGAAAAAGAACAGGCCCGGATTATTCGATATCTGTCTATGCCTAGAACGAAGTTCGCTTCCTGGTTAACAGCAAAGGGCGTAAAATGTGCCGATGTTTGTCTGACCATGACCTATTGGAACGCAAGGGAACTGCATCAGAGCTATTCCCGGAATTTTGAAGTGATTTATCAGGGTGGCGTGCCACCAATTACTGGTAGACATCCATTTCGCAAGCGTTGTGTGGGAAATACTTTACGTTTATTTTCGATTTGCAGATTAACACATTCGAAAAATTTAAACTGGATCTTGCTGGCCGCAAAAAACTTGCAGGAACGGTTCGCTGCTAAAGGCTGGTTTGAAAAACTGGAGATCGTGATTGCCGGGAAAGGGCCGGATCTTGACAAACTGATTGCCTTAACGCGCGATCTGAAATTGGAGCAGCACGTGCGTTTTCCCGGATTTTTAAATGAGGAAGAAGTGGAAGAAGAGTATCGATGGGCTGATCTGTTTTTGGTGCCGGCGAAGCAAGGATATGGTTTGCCGGTTTTAGAGGCGCTTTATCGATATATACCAGTAGTACAAAACAGGGAGTCGCGTATTTCGGAGATGTTGGCAGAAAATGCCTGGGTAGCCGTAAGCGATGATCACATAACATCTTTTACTGATGCTATTGAAGCACATGTGACGGCTATACGTGAGCGTTATCCTGATGAAACGTTGCTGAAAGATTTAATGACTGAAGATAAATGGGCAACCCGTGTCGGTAAATACTGTACTTGGTGGTAA
- a CDS encoding glycosyltransferase, with translation MASILYLGDDHSSSTAAHRAQALRRIGHTVSHWNPEKAVAEELKNSLKNFLHYRTGYRFLQQKLAFFLQGVMAKKSDYDLIWVDSGEFFGLKCLQLLKAYALPIILYNIDDPTGKRDQGRFQSLKKAIGYYDLVVVVREETAEECRLLGAKNVMRVYRSYDEEAHKPYTDIGDIPMDYRSEVAFIGTWMRNEKRDEFLVKLLQQGIPLSIWGDRWQKSGYWKVLKKAYRGGALGGRNYVAAMQGANICLGFLSKGNRDLHTTRSLEIPYAGGVLCAERTSEHKRMYVDGHEAVFWTDVEECVEVCQKLLGDNYYCEQLRSAGMGKVRTLRLGNEDVCREILQHLQA, from the coding sequence ATGGCTAGTATTCTCTATTTAGGAGATGACCATTCGTCATCTACCGCTGCTCACCGTGCGCAAGCCTTGAGGCGCATTGGTCACACCGTGTCTCATTGGAATCCTGAAAAAGCAGTTGCTGAAGAGCTAAAAAACAGCCTAAAGAATTTTCTGCACTACCGCACAGGATATCGTTTTTTACAGCAAAAGCTAGCTTTTTTTTTGCAGGGAGTGATGGCGAAGAAAAGCGATTATGACTTGATATGGGTGGATAGTGGTGAGTTCTTCGGGTTAAAATGTTTGCAACTGCTAAAAGCGTACGCGCTACCGATTATTCTTTACAATATAGATGACCCTACGGGAAAGCGAGATCAAGGCAGGTTCCAATCGCTTAAAAAAGCTATTGGGTATTATGATTTGGTAGTAGTTGTTCGCGAGGAAACAGCAGAAGAGTGTCGGCTACTTGGGGCAAAAAATGTCATGCGTGTTTACAGAAGCTATGATGAGGAGGCTCATAAGCCTTATACTGATATAGGCGATATACCCATGGATTATAGGTCAGAAGTAGCCTTCATAGGCACTTGGATGAGAAATGAAAAGCGCGATGAGTTTTTGGTGAAACTTCTACAGCAGGGGATCCCGCTAAGTATTTGGGGCGATAGGTGGCAGAAATCAGGCTATTGGAAAGTCCTAAAAAAAGCCTACCGGGGAGGGGCATTAGGTGGCAGGAATTACGTTGCTGCTATGCAAGGAGCGAACATATGCTTGGGATTCTTATCCAAAGGGAATAGGGATCTCCATACTACCCGTTCCTTAGAAATTCCATACGCTGGCGGAGTGTTGTGTGCAGAACGTACTTCGGAACATAAAAGGATGTATGTAGATGGCCATGAGGCAGTTTTTTGGACAGATGTGGAGGAGTGTGTTGAGGTGTGTCAAAAGCTGCTGGGCGACAATTACTACTGCGAGCAGCTTCGCTCCGCTGGAATGGGCAAGGTCCGTACACTGAGGTTGGGTAACGAGGACGTATGCCGCGAAATTCTTCAACATCTACAGGCGTAA
- a CDS encoding glycosyltransferase encodes MKIVFFAHPAYQEQDSMIRFTEMLCKGMTARGHEVELWQPKASFVEKFGKNGFVKKWLSYIDMFLLFPQQVKNKIRSCSEDTLFILTDHALGPWIPLVKNRLHMVHCHDFLAQRSAANEIDGVRISFTGKIYQQYIRFGYTRAKHFISVSSKTDEDLKRFMANKIFTSTVVYNGLNRVFTPQDPIIARKHMSRITGIPLSDGYLMHIGGNAWYKNRLGVIDIYNAWRKFSNLSYPLLMIGKSPDKALEEKHLSSPYRKDIIFLTDFNDNTVRTAYAGAQMLLFPSLAEGFGWPIVEAQASGCLVLTTEEAPMTEVAASSGIYIKKMPNEVDAISLWAIKAAKTVDDFMRISKSEREKLVSKGILNAHRFDSDRCLDQIEKAYLEVCCGQSLVNITSDALGMQLQN; translated from the coding sequence ATGAAAATCGTTTTTTTCGCACATCCTGCCTATCAAGAGCAGGATAGTATGATTCGTTTTACCGAAATGCTTTGCAAGGGAATGACAGCAAGGGGACATGAAGTGGAGTTATGGCAACCAAAGGCATCATTTGTCGAAAAATTTGGAAAGAATGGCTTCGTAAAAAAGTGGCTCTCGTACATCGATATGTTCTTGTTGTTTCCACAGCAAGTGAAAAACAAAATAAGGTCTTGCTCAGAAGATACTTTGTTTATTCTGACCGACCATGCATTGGGGCCGTGGATTCCCTTAGTAAAGAATCGCCTACATATGGTGCATTGCCATGACTTTCTGGCGCAGCGGTCTGCTGCCAATGAAATTGATGGTGTCAGAATTAGTTTCACCGGGAAGATATACCAACAATATATCAGGTTCGGCTATACAAGGGCTAAACACTTCATATCCGTTTCTTCTAAAACGGATGAAGACCTTAAACGGTTTATGGCAAATAAGATCTTTACTTCGACAGTTGTTTACAACGGTTTAAACCGAGTCTTCACACCGCAAGATCCTATTATTGCCCGAAAACATATGAGCAGGATTACAGGTATCCCTCTGTCTGATGGTTACCTTATGCATATTGGCGGTAATGCGTGGTATAAGAATAGACTGGGAGTTATTGATATCTATAATGCCTGGCGAAAATTCAGTAATTTATCTTATCCGTTGCTAATGATTGGGAAGTCTCCGGATAAAGCATTGGAAGAAAAACATCTTTCATCACCCTATCGAAAAGACATTATTTTTCTAACTGACTTTAATGATAATACCGTTCGTACGGCCTATGCCGGAGCTCAAATGCTATTATTTCCTTCATTGGCAGAAGGCTTTGGCTGGCCGATTGTCGAAGCCCAGGCCTCAGGATGTCTTGTGCTGACGACAGAAGAGGCGCCTATGACGGAAGTGGCCGCCTCGAGTGGAATATATATAAAAAAGATGCCAAATGAAGTAGATGCTATCTCCTTATGGGCAATAAAGGCAGCAAAGACAGTAGATGATTTTATGCGAATATCTAAATCTGAACGTGAAAAGCTGGTGTCGAAAGGCATTTTAAACGCCCATCGGTTCGATTCGGATCGGTGTCTAGACCAAATTGAAAAGGCCTATCTAGAAGTATGCTGCGGGCAATCCCTTGTAAATATTACGTCGGACGCGCTTGGTATGCAATTACAAAATTAG
- a CDS encoding putative colanic acid biosynthesis acetyltransferase, protein MGTHNVDTYTGASFSLSNRLRRLLWNITYHLFFRYSPRPFHSYRSTILRCFGAKVGKAVHVYPGVKIWAPWNLILKDECGVANGVELYSQDLITIGYRAIISQGSYLCTGSHDYTKAGHPLFTKPIVVGDRAWVASYCFVHPGVTIGEGSVIGARAVVVKDMPKWTVCAGHPCQVIKKRVMTDGLENQQTLFVKG, encoded by the coding sequence ATGGGTACGCACAATGTTGATACCTATACTGGAGCTTCTTTTTCACTGAGTAATAGATTAAGACGCCTTCTTTGGAATATCACCTATCACTTGTTTTTCCGATATTCTCCTAGACCTTTTCACAGCTATAGATCTACGATTTTACGCTGTTTCGGAGCTAAAGTTGGCAAAGCAGTTCACGTTTACCCCGGCGTAAAGATTTGGGCGCCATGGAATCTGATACTTAAAGATGAATGTGGTGTCGCCAATGGAGTTGAACTCTATTCACAAGACCTGATCACTATCGGTTACCGTGCCATTATATCGCAAGGGAGTTATTTATGTACAGGGTCGCATGATTATACTAAAGCAGGCCATCCGCTTTTTACCAAACCGATAGTTGTCGGAGATCGCGCATGGGTCGCTTCCTATTGTTTTGTGCACCCTGGCGTTACAATTGGTGAAGGTTCCGTAATCGGGGCGAGAGCAGTGGTGGTGAAGGATATGCCAAAATGGACAGTATGTGCCGGGCACCCTTGTCAGGTGATAAAAAAACGGGTAATGACCGATGGACTTGAAAATCAACAGACACTATTTGTAAAAGGTTAG
- a CDS encoding glycosyltransferase family 2 protein encodes MNAKPIIAIVTPVWNGMPFIKECVASVLSQDFADWELLISDNGSTDGTIDYLLTLTDKRIKVFLQQENLGIMGNLNFLFLQVSAPITQILCADDYLSSETSLRHISRYWKTAPNSLGFVTFKEQGWAAQVRSEAVALEDRIIPEVLPVGQADLWFFVCGNFIRNLSNVSLRTTIVRELGGFSEAFPAAGDFEFWVRASKNYAIGVKNQDLICVRLHTRAASNYLTMKGQVFEQLLAIYGQLIQRLSPTHDIRQLQRYFNLTVCASYYYIGLKLILHGNFQYLKTLFKANMFPAWSKWTLLVSCIPVTMVNRKQRLKVRLMKYMLSGSKIQEKRASKKLLANKLG; translated from the coding sequence ATGAATGCTAAACCTATCATTGCTATTGTCACACCCGTTTGGAATGGCATGCCTTTTATTAAAGAATGTGTGGCTTCTGTGTTGTCCCAAGACTTCGCGGATTGGGAATTATTGATTAGCGATAACGGATCTACCGATGGTACGATAGACTATCTCTTGACCTTGACCGACAAACGCATCAAAGTTTTTTTGCAGCAGGAGAATCTGGGGATTATGGGAAATCTAAATTTCTTGTTCCTACAAGTCAGCGCCCCCATTACGCAGATATTGTGTGCAGACGATTATTTGTCGTCAGAGACTTCCTTGCGTCATATTTCGCGCTATTGGAAGACTGCTCCCAATAGTTTGGGTTTCGTAACCTTTAAGGAACAGGGATGGGCTGCTCAAGTCCGATCGGAGGCAGTTGCGCTGGAAGACCGCATTATTCCGGAAGTATTGCCGGTTGGCCAGGCAGACCTTTGGTTTTTCGTCTGCGGAAATTTTATCCGAAACCTTTCAAATGTAAGCTTAAGGACGACTATAGTGCGCGAGCTTGGCGGTTTTTCAGAAGCTTTCCCAGCGGCGGGCGATTTTGAATTTTGGGTTAGGGCCTCTAAAAATTATGCTATAGGGGTAAAAAATCAGGATTTAATCTGCGTGAGGTTGCACACGCGTGCAGCTTCTAATTACCTGACGATGAAAGGACAGGTTTTTGAGCAGTTGCTGGCTATTTACGGACAGTTGATCCAACGACTATCACCTACTCATGACATCAGACAGCTGCAGCGTTATTTCAACCTTACGGTTTGTGCAAGTTATTATTATATCGGATTAAAATTGATCTTACATGGTAATTTTCAATACCTAAAAACGCTTTTTAAGGCCAACATGTTCCCTGCCTGGTCTAAATGGACTTTATTAGTGTCCTGTATTCCGGTTACCATGGTTAACAGAAAACAAAGACTTAAAGTGAGGCTCATGAAATATATGCTTTCCGGAAGTAAGATCCAGGAAAAGCGAGCTTCCAAGAAATTATTGGCGAATAAACTGGGCTAA
- the rfbF gene encoding glucose-1-phosphate cytidylyltransferase: protein MKAVILAGGYGTRISEESGVRPKPMVEIGGKPILWHIMKIYDTYGINEFIICCGYKGHVIKEYFANYALNHSDITFDLTKNSMEIHKNYNEPWKVTLVDTGYNSMTGGRLKRVKEYIGNETFCMTYGDGLSDVNLHALLSFHRAHGAWATLTAVQQPGRFGAFNLGSEEVKIDSFQEKPHGVQMPWINGGFFVLEPEVLDYIDGDDTIWEREPLENLAANGQLAAYRHEGFWQPMDTLRDKTVLDELWKAGKAPWHEQSLALNILKSQQVTTKSN from the coding sequence ATGAAAGCAGTAATCCTTGCCGGAGGCTATGGCACCCGGATCTCTGAGGAGAGTGGCGTTCGGCCTAAACCTATGGTTGAGATTGGGGGTAAACCTATACTCTGGCACATCATGAAAATTTACGACACCTATGGTATCAATGAGTTTATCATTTGTTGCGGTTATAAAGGGCATGTAATTAAAGAATACTTCGCTAATTATGCCCTCAACCATTCGGATATAACCTTCGATCTCACAAAAAACAGCATGGAAATCCATAAAAACTATAACGAACCTTGGAAGGTCACGCTGGTAGATACCGGTTATAACAGTATGACAGGAGGCCGTCTGAAAAGAGTGAAAGAATATATTGGTAACGAAACGTTTTGCATGACCTATGGCGACGGTTTAAGTGATGTAAATCTTCATGCTCTGCTTAGTTTTCATCGGGCTCATGGCGCTTGGGCAACACTTACGGCTGTGCAGCAACCCGGTCGTTTCGGCGCGTTTAACCTGGGTAGCGAAGAGGTAAAAATTGATTCTTTTCAGGAAAAGCCACATGGCGTGCAGATGCCATGGATTAACGGTGGGTTTTTTGTGCTCGAACCCGAAGTACTGGATTACATCGATGGAGATGATACCATATGGGAGCGCGAACCTTTAGAGAATCTGGCGGCTAATGGTCAACTGGCAGCCTATAGGCATGAGGGCTTCTGGCAACCCATGGATACGCTGCGAGATAAAACGGTATTGGACGAATTGTGGAAAGCAGGAAAGGCACCTTGGCACGAACAGTCGTTGGCTTTGAACATTCTGAAAAGTCAACAAGTTACTACCAAAAGCAATTGA
- a CDS encoding NAD(P)-dependent oxidoreductase — MKILITGNMGYVGPRVVNRLRNSYPNAKLIGYDMGYFGTCLTNASVLPESKLDMQYYGDVRDMPPELLYGVDAVVHLAAISNDPMGLKYEEVTFNVNYRSSIKLAEMAKEAGVRSFIFASSCSMYGESGEDVKTEASTLNPLTAYARSKVLTEEGLSQLVDDGFTVTCLRFATACGMSERLRLDLVLNDFVASAVATGTVQILSDGSPWRPLIHVNDMAKAIDWAIDRWPENGGAFLAVNAGSDTWNYRVIELAGMVADIIPGVTVSLNREAAPDKRSYRVSFERYKTLAPYYQPSYTLASTIEELADNLRQMAFKDAHFRNSKLMRLQMLNYLQETDEINSELEWQQKMQKVWAES, encoded by the coding sequence ATGAAAATATTAATTACAGGAAACATGGGCTATGTAGGGCCTAGAGTGGTAAACCGGCTGCGAAATAGTTATCCCAATGCCAAACTGATTGGGTACGATATGGGCTATTTCGGTACTTGCCTGACCAATGCTTCAGTATTGCCGGAAAGTAAACTTGACATGCAGTATTATGGTGATGTACGCGATATGCCACCGGAACTGCTCTATGGGGTAGATGCCGTTGTACATTTAGCAGCTATATCCAATGATCCAATGGGATTGAAGTATGAAGAGGTAACTTTCAATGTGAACTATCGATCGAGTATAAAATTAGCTGAAATGGCCAAGGAAGCGGGCGTTCGCTCATTTATCTTTGCCTCTAGCTGTAGCATGTATGGAGAAAGTGGAGAAGATGTTAAAACCGAAGCGTCCACACTAAACCCGCTAACGGCTTATGCACGTTCCAAAGTGTTAACGGAAGAAGGATTAAGTCAATTGGTAGATGATGGCTTTACGGTAACATGCTTGCGTTTCGCCACAGCCTGCGGAATGAGCGAACGTTTAAGACTTGATTTGGTGTTGAATGATTTTGTAGCCAGTGCTGTAGCTACAGGAACAGTGCAAATATTGAGTGATGGCAGTCCCTGGAGACCTCTGATTCATGTAAATGATATGGCTAAAGCAATAGACTGGGCAATTGATCGCTGGCCGGAGAATGGAGGTGCCTTTTTAGCGGTAAATGCAGGTAGCGATACTTGGAATTACCGAGTAATTGAACTAGCGGGGATGGTCGCAGATATTATTCCGGGAGTAACCGTTTCCCTAAACCGGGAAGCAGCACCAGATAAACGCTCTTATCGGGTGAGCTTTGAACGTTATAAAACATTGGCACCCTATTATCAGCCTTCTTACACCTTAGCCAGTACAATTGAGGAGCTGGCCGATAACCTACGACAAATGGCATTCAAAGATGCTCATTTTCGTAACTCAAAACTGATGCGATTGCAGATGCTAAATTATCTACAGGAAACAGATGAAATTAACAGCGAGCTGGAATGGCAACAAAAAATGCAAAAGGTTTGGGCGGAATCATGA
- the rfbC gene encoding dTDP-4-dehydrorhamnose 3,5-epimerase has translation MIFTETKLKGAYIIDIKPMEDERGFFSRGYCQQEFKEHQLSIQVAQTNFSFNKKKGTLRGMHLQSAPFEETKLVRCTSGAIYDVIVDMREGSTTYKQWISVELTGHSYRMLYVPEGFAHGFITLKDDTDVTYQVSQFYTPGFEKGYRWDDPAFSIEWPVQPSVISLKDQEHPLLMMEV, from the coding sequence ATGATCTTTACAGAAACAAAATTGAAAGGCGCTTATATTATAGATATAAAGCCCATGGAAGATGAACGTGGTTTTTTTAGCCGCGGATATTGCCAGCAGGAATTTAAGGAACACCAGTTGAGCATTCAGGTTGCACAAACTAACTTTAGCTTCAATAAGAAAAAAGGTACGCTACGTGGAATGCACCTGCAATCCGCTCCTTTTGAGGAAACAAAATTAGTGCGCTGTACTAGTGGTGCTATTTACGATGTTATCGTAGATATGCGCGAAGGCTCCACAACCTATAAACAGTGGATTAGTGTAGAACTTACAGGTCATAGTTACCGAATGCTCTATGTTCCGGAAGGTTTCGCGCATGGTTTTATCACCTTGAAGGATGACACAGACGTTACTTATCAGGTCAGCCAGTTTTATACACCTGGTTTTGAAAAAGGCTATCGTTGGGACGATCCCGCTTTCTCGATCGAATGGCCAGTACAACCGAGCGTAATTTCTTTAAAAGATCAGGAGCACCCTCTTCTGATGATGGAAGTATAA
- a CDS encoding NAD(P)H-dependent oxidoreductase, with translation MIIIDTALAKRQREGNPIKVAMVGAGFMAQGIALQICNYVQGMELVAIANRNVEKAKKIYQTAGQSSIEIVDNVVELEQRIKQGQVSVSTNPFLLCEADGIDAIIEVTGAVEHSAQVAMAAISHRKHLILMNAELDGTIGPILKVYADEAGVVYTNADGDQPGVTMNLYRFVKGLGVKPVLCGNIKGLHDPYRNPTTQQAFAEKWGQNPSMVTSFADGTKISFEQAIIANGTGMRVAKRGMHGPTVPSGTPLKEITDRYPLQDLLKGPGIVDYVVGAEPGPGVFVLGTHEHPLQQHYLNLYKLGEGPLYLFHTPYHLCHFEVPQTVARAVLFNDAALAPIDKPYVEVVAAAKVDLKAGDVLDGIGHYMTYGLCENAEVRLKENLLPIGLAENCIVKHDVPKDQVLTYEDVIVPEGRLVDKLYLQQQAYFRRDLRLNTV, from the coding sequence ATGATCATCATAGATACTGCTTTGGCCAAGCGCCAAAGAGAAGGAAACCCTATTAAAGTTGCCATGGTAGGAGCAGGCTTCATGGCCCAAGGAATTGCGCTGCAAATCTGTAACTATGTGCAAGGAATGGAGCTGGTGGCAATAGCCAACAGAAATGTTGAAAAAGCAAAGAAAATATATCAAACAGCTGGCCAATCTTCGATAGAAATAGTAGATAATGTCGTTGAATTGGAACAAAGAATCAAACAAGGTCAAGTAAGTGTTTCAACCAATCCTTTTTTACTTTGTGAAGCTGATGGTATAGATGCCATTATCGAAGTGACTGGCGCTGTTGAACATAGCGCGCAAGTAGCAATGGCTGCCATTAGTCACCGGAAACACCTGATATTGATGAATGCTGAGTTGGACGGCACCATTGGGCCAATATTGAAGGTCTATGCTGATGAGGCGGGTGTGGTGTATACTAATGCGGATGGCGATCAGCCGGGGGTTACCATGAATCTTTACCGATTTGTAAAAGGTTTAGGGGTGAAGCCCGTCCTTTGCGGGAATATTAAAGGACTGCATGATCCTTACCGAAACCCCACTACTCAACAGGCTTTTGCCGAAAAATGGGGACAAAACCCATCAATGGTAACCTCTTTTGCTGATGGAACCAAGATTTCTTTCGAACAGGCAATCATTGCCAATGGCACCGGTATGCGTGTGGCTAAACGAGGGATGCACGGACCGACAGTACCCAGCGGCACACCGTTAAAGGAGATAACGGATAGGTATCCGCTACAAGACTTATTAAAAGGTCCAGGCATAGTTGATTATGTTGTGGGGGCGGAGCCTGGTCCTGGAGTCTTCGTGCTGGGAACACACGAACATCCTTTACAGCAACATTACCTTAATCTATATAAATTAGGAGAAGGACCTCTTTATCTTTTTCACACACCTTATCACCTTTGTCATTTTGAAGTGCCGCAAACGGTCGCACGTGCTGTATTATTTAATGACGCAGCTTTGGCTCCTATAGATAAACCCTATGTGGAAGTTGTTGCGGCGGCCAAGGTAGATTTAAAAGCTGGCGATGTCCTGGACGGCATAGGTCATTATATGACCTATGGTTTGTGTGAAAACGCGGAAGTACGTCTTAAGGAAAATCTCCTACCTATAGGTTTGGCAGAAAATTGTATTGTTAAACACGATGTGCCTAAAGATCAGGTTCTTACTTACGAAGATGTTATTGTGCCAGAGGGGAGGCTAGTCGATAAACTATATCTGCAACAACAGGCGTATTTTAGAAGAGATCTTCGGCTTAATACCGTTTAG
- a CDS encoding WcaI family glycosyltransferase, which yields MLIRELNDTKKRVLVLGINFKPELTGIGKYTGEMTEWLVENGYSCTVVTSFPYYPNWKIQKPYRGLLFKKEVKYDGRLQIYRCPLYVPGLPSGLKRILQELTFFLTSLVMLCYLLFKKGHQQIFCMAPPFHLGFLAIFYRFFKGGEIVYHIQDLQIEASRDLQVIRWKGLFSLLFALEKTILKQVNFVSTISDGMCKKIADKVNKKVLFFPNWVDTDVFFPLASKLGLKERWGFKPSDILVLYSGSIGEKQGLDSLINIAKQLKGEEQIKFIISGNGPYKEKLSQLALDAGLNNVHFLSLQPVHLFNEFLNMADVHLILQKKNVCDLVMPSKLLAILSSGGLPLVTAEEGTSLHTVIKKHEMGLVVACEEEESLKKAILDSCSSDYSKLVTNGRRFAEEFLNRNYVIQNLMSQLEGPKIVDLPKLEYADLKNA from the coding sequence ATGTTAATTCGCGAACTTAATGATACCAAAAAACGTGTACTGGTTTTAGGTATCAATTTTAAACCTGAACTTACCGGTATCGGTAAATATACCGGAGAAATGACCGAATGGCTGGTCGAAAATGGATACAGTTGTACGGTGGTAACATCATTTCCCTATTACCCCAATTGGAAAATTCAAAAACCATATAGAGGGCTGCTTTTCAAAAAGGAAGTAAAATATGATGGTCGTCTACAAATATATAGATGTCCGTTGTATGTGCCGGGGTTACCCTCTGGCCTGAAACGTATTTTACAGGAACTCACCTTCTTTCTTACTTCTTTGGTAATGTTATGTTATCTCTTATTTAAGAAAGGCCATCAACAAATCTTTTGTATGGCTCCACCTTTTCATTTGGGGTTCTTGGCTATATTCTACCGTTTTTTCAAGGGTGGTGAAATTGTTTACCACATTCAGGATCTTCAGATAGAGGCTTCGAGAGATTTGCAGGTTATACGCTGGAAAGGATTGTTTAGCTTGCTATTCGCCTTGGAGAAAACGATCTTAAAGCAGGTGAACTTTGTGAGTACCATCTCCGATGGCATGTGCAAGAAGATAGCCGATAAGGTAAATAAGAAAGTGCTTTTTTTTCCGAATTGGGTGGATACAGATGTTTTTTTTCCTCTGGCAAGTAAGTTGGGATTGAAAGAACGATGGGGATTTAAACCATCCGATATATTGGTGTTATATTCAGGGAGCATAGGTGAGAAACAAGGCTTGGATAGTTTAATTAATATTGCAAAACAATTAAAGGGGGAAGAACAGATAAAATTTATTATATCTGGAAATGGTCCTTATAAGGAAAAATTGTCGCAGTTAGCTTTAGATGCAGGGTTGAATAATGTACATTTCTTATCGTTGCAACCGGTGCATCTTTTCAATGAATTCTTAAATATGGCTGATGTACATTTAATTTTACAGAAAAAGAATGTGTGCGACTTGGTAATGCCTTCAAAGTTATTGGCAATACTTTCTTCCGGAGGTTTGCCTTTAGTTACTGCAGAAGAAGGAACATCGCTTCATACGGTGATTAAAAAGCATGAAATGGGATTAGTAGTGGCTTGCGAGGAAGAAGAATCGCTGAAAAAGGCTATACTGGATAGCTGTTCATCTGACTATTCAAAATTGGTTACTAACGGTAGGCGGTTTGCTGAGGAATTTCTTAATCGAAATTATGTTATCCAAAATCTAATGTCACAGTTGGAAGGGCCGAAGATTGTAGATCTACCAAAATTAGAATACGCGGATTTGAAGAATGCGTGA